Genomic segment of Kibdelosporangium phytohabitans:
CGCAACCGTTGCCGTGGCTGACGATGCCGACCTCGATCCACTCGCCTGTGTTGTCCTTGCGGAACATCGGGCCGCCGGAGTCGCCCTGGCAGGTGTCGGTGCCGCCGTTGGCGAGGTCACCCGCGCAGATCTCGGCTGACGGGATCAGGCTGCGGTAGTAGCCGCCGATCGCCTTGCACGTGGTGTCGGACACGAACGGCACCTTCGCCTTGAGCAGGTATCGGCTGCCCTGCTGGGAACCTTCGCTGGTGTCGCCCCAGCCGGCGATGTCGAACGTGCCGGTGTCGTACTCCTTGGTGGTGGCGATCTTCAGCGTCGGCACGGTGGTGACCGGGCTGGCCAGCTTGACCAGTGCCCAGTCGCCGCCGGTGGCCGTGCCGTAGGTCGGTGACCGGTGGACGTAGGTCGACTTGACCTTGATCGCGCTGGAGCTCTGCAGGTCCACCACGCCGAGCGTGGCGGTGATGCTGGTGTTGGCGCCGGTCCGCGAGACGCAGTGCGCCGCGGTCAGGACGATCTGCGGCGTGTACAGGGCGCCGCCGCAGCCCATCGACAACCGGACCATCCAGGGGAACTCGCCTTGGGCTGCTCGCGTGCCGCCGACGACCTGGGTGCCGACCTCGCCGTCGCCGGGCGGCTGTGCGGCTGCCGCCGGGGATGCGAGACCGATCACGGTCGCCGCGCCGGCGATGGCGATCGCGGGTTTTTTGAGCGCGCTGAACCACGTGCTGGTGCTCAACGGATCATTCCTTCCGAAGTCCACTCGGAGTGCAGGGAGGGTGGAACGAAAGCGACTACACCAGAGCGGGATCGAGCCGGTCAATCCGACTTTCTTCGGATCTTGATCCCGGTTGCGTTGCCAGGGGTATGTGTCCACTGTGGGCGAATCCGGTCGTGGACCACGCGCGCCTGGCAGGCGCGTCGCGTGCCGACGGGCGGCACCAGAGCTTTCCGGTGCCGCCCGTTCGTTCGGTCGCCTACTTGCGGGTGGCTTCGAGGTGCCACACCGGAAGCAGGGCGCGGCCTTGCTCGTCGCTGCCGATGGTGATCCGTGCCGGGTCCACGGCGGGGTTCAGTTTGGCGAACTCCTCGCGGGCGATGTCCACGGGTACCGCGGTGACGTACTGCTCGAGGGCGATCTCCGTGATGTCCCAGTGTGGTGCGAGGTTGCCGCGCAGGTCGTTCTTGCTGACCGTGAGCGGCATGGGGATGGCGCCTTCTTCGACGTCGGCGAAGCAGAAGATGTGCAGCTGGGCGCCTGGGTTGGTGACGCGGTGGATGCTGGCGCTGTAGGCGGCTCGTGTGTCCGGGGGCAGGCAGTGGTAGAGCGCGCTGTCGAGTACGGTGTCGAATTGCTGCTCGATGCCGTCGAGGCGGGTGGCGTCCGCCACGATGAACCGCACGTTCACGCCGCGCTGGGCTGCTCGGTCCGAGGCGAGTCGCACGGCGGGTGCGGAGCCGTCGACGCCTGTCACCGAGTAGCCGCGTTGGGCGAGGGCGATCGCGTTGCCGCCTGCGCCGGAGCCGATGTCGAGCACTTCGCCTGTGAACTTCCCGGCCTGTTCGCACGCCACCACGACGGGTTGCGGGCCGTCGATGTCCCACGGCGGGCGTTCGAAGGTGATGTCTCCCATCATGGGTCCGTCGCCGCTGTAGACAGCGTCGAAGTCGATGGTCGACAGGTCGAACCGGGGCGTGGCCGAGTCCTGTTCTGTCACTGGGTGCCTCCCGCTGTGCCGTATAGTTAATCCACCGGTCGGCTGATTAATTCAGTGTGTGGTGAATCGGCGGTGGTGTCAACCCGGTGGAAGTGGGCGGTCATGGCGCGAACTGTGGGCAGTACGGCGGTCAGGACCAGGCAACGCGTGCTGGGAGCGGCGCTGGATCTGTTCGCGCGGGACGGGTACGCGGGCACATCGCTGCGTGACATCGCCGAGCGGCTCGAGATGACCAAAGCCGCGCTCTACTACCATTTCCCGTCCAAGGACCAGCTGCTGCTCGCGCTCGTCACCCCGCTCATCGACGAGCTGCGCGGCTGGGAACGGGACGCCCAGGGCGGGCGTGCCCCGATCCGGCTGCTGCTTCGCCGTCTAGTGGACGCCTTCGACGACAACCGCCCGATCCTGCGCGGCATCCTGTTCGACCCGACAGCCCGGCGCGCCTTGCGCGACACCCATTCCGTGCCCGAGATCCTGCAGAACGCCGAACGGCTGCTGGCCCGCTCCGACGATCCACGCGATCTGCTGCTGGCCCGGTGCGCCCTCGGCACCATCCGGGGCGCTGTGATCACGGTCGAGGACGTCGACTCGTTGACCATGAGCCGCCCGCCGCGCGGTACGGACCTGGCGCCGCGGTTGTCGGACTCAGAGCGGGACGCCGTCACCGACGCCGCGATGGCCGCTTTGCACAGCGGTTCATAGCTTTTCGGCACCCGCGAGGAAGGGTCGTGCCGGTGCGCACCGGCACGACCCTTGTTCTCACGCTATCCGGCTGCGCAGCAGGGCCTTGCCTTGCTCGGCGCCCTTCTGGCTGTCGGCCTGTGCCTTGCGGAAGAACTCGGCGAGCTCCGAATCGCCGTCGCGTTCCGCGTCCTGGATGTAGGTCTGCAAGCGCAGGGCATTGTCCAGGCACGCCTGCGTGAACCAGATGATGTTGTAGTCCTTGTCCTTGGTACCGGTGACGTCACCGGTTTCACTGCCGCCCATGGCCACCTCCGCGAGCTGTCGAGGGCATGGCTGTCGGCTACCCACGAATCGCGGGGTTATCGCGGCGGACCGAGACAGATGTCCGGTCGTTTGTAGATCGTCGGACAGGGTAGCCGGTTGCGGTGAACCGGAACTCGGAAACCGCGCTGAACCGCGTCGTCAGCACACCGTTGCTGTTCTGGTTCATCCTCGGTGACATCCTCGGCGCGGGCGTGTACGTGTTGATCGGTGAGGTCGCTGGGCGGTCCGGCGGCGCGGTGTGGTTACCGCTGTTGCTGGCTCTGGTTCTCGCGATGTTCACGGCGGGTTCGTACGCCGAACTCGCCACGAAGTACCCGCGCGCCGGGGGAGCCGCGTACTACACGCGCCGTGCTTTCGGTTCCTTCACGGGGTTCGCGGTGGGGTTCTGCATGCTCGCGGCCGGGATCGTGTCCGTCGCGGCGTTGGCCCGCGGGTTCGCCGGCGATTATCTCGGCCAGTTCGTCCGCCTCCCGGTTCTGCTGGTGGCCGCGGTGTTCCTCGTCGCGCTCGGCCTGCTCAACGCGAGGGGGATCAAGGAATCGCTGCGTGCCAACGTGGTGGCGACGCTCGTCGAGGTCGGTGGCCTTGTCCTCGTCGTCGTGCTCGGTGTGTGGGTGGTGCTGCGCGGCGACGCTGATCTGGCCCGGCTCGGACAGGTCGGTGTGGCCGGTGAGAGCCCTTTCGCCGGGGTGCTGGGCGGCGCGGTGCTGGCGTTCTACTCGTTTGTCGGCTTCGAGA
This window contains:
- a CDS encoding S1 family peptidase → MSTSTWFSALKKPAIAIAGAATVIGLASPAAAAQPPGDGEVGTQVVGGTRAAQGEFPWMVRLSMGCGGALYTPQIVLTAAHCVSRTGANTSITATLGVVDLQSSSAIKVKSTYVHRSPTYGTATGGDWALVKLASPVTTVPTLKIATTKEYDTGTFDIAGWGDTSEGSQQGSRYLLKAKVPFVSDTTCKAIGGYYRSLIPSAEICAGDLANGGTDTCQGDSGGPMFRKDNTGEWIEVGIVSHGNGCARANAPGVYTEVSTFAKDIAAAAAKI
- a CDS encoding class I SAM-dependent methyltransferase, with product MTEQDSATPRFDLSTIDFDAVYSGDGPMMGDITFERPPWDIDGPQPVVVACEQAGKFTGEVLDIGSGAGGNAIALAQRGYSVTGVDGSAPAVRLASDRAAQRGVNVRFIVADATRLDGIEQQFDTVLDSALYHCLPPDTRAAYSASIHRVTNPGAQLHIFCFADVEEGAIPMPLTVSKNDLRGNLAPHWDITEIALEQYVTAVPVDIAREEFAKLNPAVDPARITIGSDEQGRALLPVWHLEATRK
- a CDS encoding TetR/AcrR family transcriptional regulator, with the protein product MARTVGSTAVRTRQRVLGAALDLFARDGYAGTSLRDIAERLEMTKAALYYHFPSKDQLLLALVTPLIDELRGWERDAQGGRAPIRLLLRRLVDAFDDNRPILRGILFDPTARRALRDTHSVPEILQNAERLLARSDDPRDLLLARCALGTIRGAVITVEDVDSLTMSRPPRGTDLAPRLSDSERDAVTDAAMAALHSGS